The following coding sequences lie in one Niabella agricola genomic window:
- a CDS encoding DUF4295 domain-containing protein, whose amino-acid sequence MAKAASKNAKVKDAKAAAESKNWTKVIRAIRSPKTGAYTFKEQIVHKEKVKDFLAQK is encoded by the coding sequence ATGGCAAAAGCAGCTTCAAAGAACGCGAAGGTAAAAGATGCTAAAGCAGCAGCAGAGTCTAAAAACTGGACGAAGGTGATCCGTGCGATCCGCAGCCCCAAAACAGGTGCCTATACCTTTAAGGAGCAGATCGTGCACAAAGAGAAAGTTAAAGATTTTTTAGCTCAGAAATAA
- the rpmB gene encoding 50S ribosomal protein L28 has protein sequence MARVCQVTGKTPIGGHKVSHSNIKTKRRFLPNLQKKKFYLVEEDKWITLKLSTDALRTINKNGLYAVVKELRAKGEKI, from the coding sequence ATGGCAAGAGTATGTCAGGTTACAGGTAAAACCCCCATTGGAGGCCACAAGGTTTCTCACTCCAATATTAAGACAAAGCGCCGTTTTTTGCCTAATTTGCAAAAGAAGAAATTTTACCTGGTAGAGGAAGACAAATGGATCACTTTGAAATTATCTACAGATGCCCTGCGCACCATCAACAAAAATGGTCTGTATGCTGTAGTGAAAGAATTGCGTGCGAAAGGCGAAAAAATCTAA
- a CDS encoding outer membrane beta-barrel protein, giving the protein MNRFRFLLLTLFISSCTLQLSAQWKGFSLGPYGEYAIPQGTFGENFNWGVGVGGTADIRLIKKLALTGSVGYMYFRGADRTDDAGNPYRVYDLKAVPIRVGLKYRLIPLLYVKLEAGSANYSGSHYDGSAFILSPGIGLRVLGFDLQAKYEAWMKDGTKGFVGFKAGWNF; this is encoded by the coding sequence ATGAACAGATTTCGCTTCCTGCTGCTTACATTGTTCATTTCCAGTTGCACGTTGCAATTGTCGGCACAGTGGAAAGGTTTTAGCCTCGGTCCTTACGGCGAATATGCCATCCCCCAGGGCACATTTGGAGAAAATTTTAACTGGGGTGTGGGTGTGGGTGGCACAGCCGATATCCGGCTGATTAAAAAGCTGGCCCTTACGGGTTCTGTAGGATACATGTATTTCAGGGGAGCTGACCGTACTGATGATGCGGGTAATCCTTACCGGGTGTATGACCTCAAAGCGGTTCCTATCCGTGTTGGGTTGAAATACCGCCTGATACCGCTGTTGTATGTAAAACTGGAAGCCGGCAGTGCCAATTATAGTGGCAGCCATTATGATGGCTCCGCCTTTATCCTGTCGCCCGGTATCGGACTACGGGTATTGGGCTTTGATCTGCAGGCAAAGTATGAAGCCTGGATGAAAGACGGGACCAAAGGGTTTGTGGGATTTAAAGCGGGCTGGAACTTTTAG
- the lpdA gene encoding dihydrolipoyl dehydrogenase: MAYDVIVVGSGPGGYVAAIRASQLGLKTAIIEKESLGGICLNWGCIPTKALLKSAQVFNDIQHAQEYGIEASGTPNFEAIVKRSRGVADKMSKGVQFLMKKNKIDVIMGFGTLKAKGQVEVKGADGKTTLVEGKHIILATGGRSRELPALKQDGKKIIGYREAMVLPQQPKSIIVVGSGAIGVEFGYFYNSLGTKVTIVEFLPRIVPVEDEDISKELEKNLKKQGITVMTSSEVTSVDTSGNGVKAKVKTATGEAILEADVLLSAVGVAANIEGIGLETLGVKTDKGKIVVDKYYKTNVDGVYAIGDCVPGQALAHVASKEGIICVENIAFGEKKYKHQPETLDYGNVPGCTYCYPEVASVGFTEKQAKDAGYEIKVGKFPLSASGKASAAGHPEGFVKVIFDAKYGEWLGTHMIGYNVTEIIAETVVGRKLETTYHEVLNSIHPHPTISESVKDAIEVAYGEAIHL; the protein is encoded by the coding sequence ATGGCATATGACGTAATAGTTGTAGGTAGTGGCCCGGGCGGATATGTAGCCGCTATACGCGCTTCCCAACTGGGTTTGAAAACCGCAATTATTGAAAAAGAGAGCCTGGGGGGAATTTGTTTGAACTGGGGATGTATCCCTACCAAAGCCTTATTAAAAAGCGCACAGGTTTTTAACGATATCCAGCACGCACAGGAATATGGTATTGAAGCCTCCGGAACGCCCAATTTTGAAGCCATTGTAAAACGCAGCCGCGGTGTGGCTGATAAAATGAGCAAGGGCGTTCAGTTCCTGATGAAGAAAAATAAAATTGATGTGATCATGGGATTTGGCACGTTGAAAGCCAAAGGCCAGGTGGAGGTAAAGGGAGCAGATGGGAAAACCACCCTTGTAGAGGGTAAACACATCATCCTGGCTACCGGCGGCCGAAGCCGTGAATTGCCCGCCCTGAAGCAGGATGGCAAAAAGATCATCGGTTACCGCGAAGCCATGGTACTGCCCCAGCAACCCAAGAGCATTATCGTGGTAGGCAGCGGCGCCATTGGTGTGGAATTCGGTTACTTCTACAACAGCCTGGGCACTAAGGTGACCATCGTTGAATTTTTACCTCGCATTGTTCCGGTGGAAGATGAAGATATTTCAAAAGAACTGGAAAAGAACCTCAAAAAACAGGGCATTACGGTAATGACCAGCAGCGAGGTAACTTCTGTGGATACCTCCGGCAACGGCGTAAAAGCAAAAGTAAAAACCGCTACGGGTGAAGCGATTCTTGAAGCAGATGTATTGCTGAGCGCCGTGGGTGTGGCTGCCAATATTGAAGGCATCGGGCTGGAAACCCTGGGTGTGAAAACCGATAAAGGAAAGATCGTTGTTGACAAATATTACAAAACCAATGTTGACGGTGTTTATGCCATCGGAGACTGTGTTCCCGGTCAGGCCCTGGCACACGTAGCATCCAAAGAAGGCATTATCTGCGTAGAGAACATTGCCTTTGGAGAAAAGAAATACAAGCATCAGCCGGAAACCCTGGATTATGGAAACGTGCCCGGTTGTACCTACTGCTACCCGGAAGTAGCCAGCGTAGGCTTTACCGAAAAACAAGCAAAAGATGCCGGCTATGAAATAAAAGTGGGCAAGTTCCCTTTAAGCGCCAGTGGAAAAGCCAGTGCCGCCGGGCATCCCGAAGGTTTTGTAAAAGTGATCTTTGATGCCAAATACGGCGAATGGCTGGGTACCCATATGATCGGCTACAATGTAACCGAGATTATTGCGGAAACCGTTGTAGGCCGTAAACTGGAGACTACCTACCACGAAGTATTGAACAGCATTCACCCGCACCCCACCATTAGCGAAAGCGTAAAAGATGCGATTGAGGTGGCCTACGGTGAAGCCATTCACTTATAA
- the rpmG gene encoding 50S ribosomal protein L33, whose translation MAKKAKGNRVQVILECTEHKTSGQPGTSRYITVKNKKNNPERLELKKYNPILKKVTVHKEIK comes from the coding sequence ATGGCGAAGAAAGCAAAAGGAAACAGGGTACAGGTAATTCTGGAGTGCACCGAGCACAAGACCAGCGGTCAGCCCGGAACCAGTCGTTACATTACCGTAAAGAATAAGAAGAACAACCCTGAACGTTTAGAGTTGAAGAAATACAACCCTATTCTGAAGAAAGTAACTGTTCACAAAGAAATTAAATAA
- the ftsY gene encoding signal recognition particle-docking protein FtsY has protein sequence MSFFGKLFGKKEKESLDQGLQKTKEGFLSKIGKAIAGKSTVDEEVLDSLEEALVGADVGIETTVRIIERVEQRVAKDKYMGTSELNRILQEEIEGVLVDAPSGSSYTFESELPAKPYIILVVGVNGVGKTTTIGKLAYNFKKAGKNVLLGAADTFRAAAVDQLTIWSDRVGVPIVKQAMGSDPAAVAFDTAQSAVSRGSDVVIIDTAGRLHNKAHLMDELNKIKRVIQKFIPSAPQEVLLVLDGSTGQNALEQAKHFTAATDVTALAITKLDGTAKGGVVLAIADQFKIPVKFIGVGEKMEDLLVFDKHEFVDSLFSLDK, from the coding sequence ATGAGTTTTTTTGGAAAATTATTTGGAAAGAAAGAAAAGGAATCGCTGGACCAGGGATTGCAAAAAACCAAGGAAGGCTTTCTTTCAAAAATAGGTAAGGCGATTGCCGGGAAGAGCACTGTAGATGAAGAGGTGCTAGATAGCCTGGAAGAAGCCCTGGTAGGTGCCGATGTGGGTATTGAAACCACAGTACGGATCATTGAACGGGTAGAGCAGCGGGTGGCTAAGGACAAATATATGGGCACCAGTGAGCTGAACCGGATCCTGCAGGAAGAAATTGAGGGCGTACTGGTGGATGCTCCTTCCGGATCGAGCTATACCTTTGAAAGTGAACTACCGGCCAAACCGTATATTATCCTTGTAGTAGGCGTAAATGGGGTGGGCAAAACCACTACCATTGGCAAACTGGCCTATAATTTTAAAAAAGCAGGCAAGAATGTACTGCTGGGGGCCGCGGATACCTTCCGCGCAGCAGCGGTAGATCAGCTCACTATCTGGAGCGACCGGGTTGGGGTGCCGATCGTAAAACAGGCCATGGGCAGCGATCCGGCTGCTGTGGCTTTTGACACCGCGCAAAGCGCGGTAAGCAGGGGCAGCGATGTGGTGATTATTGATACCGCCGGCCGGCTGCACAATAAAGCACACCTGATGGATGAGCTGAATAAGATCAAACGGGTGATCCAGAAATTTATTCCTTCAGCGCCGCAGGAAGTGCTACTGGTGCTGGATGGTTCTACCGGGCAGAACGCACTGGAGCAGGCCAAACATTTTACGGCCGCTACCGATGTAACCGCGCTGGCCATTACCAAGCTGGATGGTACGGCAAAAGGCGGCGTGGTACTGGCCATTGCCGATCAGTTTAAAATACCAGTGAAGTTTATTGGTGTGGGTGAAAAAATGGAAGACCTGCTGGTATTTGATAAACACGAATTTGTAGATAGTTTGTTTAGCCTGGATAAGTAA